The following proteins are co-located in the Hevea brasiliensis isolate MT/VB/25A 57/8 chromosome 11, ASM3005281v1, whole genome shotgun sequence genome:
- the LOC110648326 gene encoding uncharacterized protein LOC110648326, with amino-acid sequence MAGKVVPAQPPTSFEYELFEGDPEHLRTVVASSNHSTPWIDPAKLKLRHRIGRGPFGDVWLATYHQSTEDYDEYHEVAVKMLYPVKKDHVKVLLDKFDDLFSKCRGIEGVCLLYGISIITSKICIVMKFYEGSIGDKMARIKGGKLSLADVLRHGIRLAQGILELHAKEILVFNLKPSNFLLDENDQVILGEVGIPYLLLGIPLPSSDVSSRLGTPSYMAPEQWQPEVRGPVSLETDSWGFACSIVEMLTGVQPWYGRRVEEIYDSVVRKQEKPHIPEGLPPSVENVLSGCFDYDFRNRPLMIDILRVFKGSHNAIYGDGGWTGLGSETTSDKPSGSVYSEWFLFKDHLQVGDVVRSRKPPNARKSENMDVPEAIVVGLERHTDRDGFVLVRVLGIHDPLRVPISTLERVTFGLAAGDWVRLKKEDKKHSPVGILHSIGRDGSVAVGFIGVEAFWRGNSSELQMAESYCVGQFVRLKASVLSPRFEWPRKRRGAWATGKIWQILPNGCLIVKFPGRLTFGEEYSTFLADPAEVEAVSFKTCPGMVKKYQHLEDFHWAVRPLLVALGLFTAMKVGFFVGRKMGRSRGKKLQSSVLLNDGQHMDGQNSGNQAWFPPSVANILGVSTGAAR; translated from the exons ATGGCTGGAAAAGTTGTTCCTGCTCAACCTCCGACTTCTTTTGAGTATGAGCTTTTTGAAGGTGACCCAGAACACCTTAGAACTGTTGTAGCCTCATCAAACCACTCAACTCCCTGGATTGACCCTGCAAAATTGAAACTCAGACACAGAATCGGAAGGGGTCCTTTTGGGGATGtctggttagccacttatcatcAATCAACTGAAGATTATGATGAGTATCATGAAGTGGCTGTCAAGATGTTATATCCAGTAAAGAAGGATCATGTGAAGGTTCTGTTGGATaagtttgatgatttattttcgaAGTGTAGAGGGATAGAAGGTGTGTGTTTGCTATATGGAATTTCAATTATAACCAGCAAG ATATGCATTGTTATGAAGTTCTATGAGGGATCAATTGGTGACAAGATGGCTCGCATTAAAGGAGGGAAGCTATCATTAGCTGATGTTTTGAG GCATGGGATTCGGTTGGCTCAGGGAATTTTAGAATTGCATGCGAAAGAAATCCTAGTTTTTAACCTTAAACCTTCAAATTTCCTTCTTGACGAAAATGATCAAGTGATTCTGGGAGAAGTAGGTATTCCTTACCTACTGCTTGGAATTCCTTTGCCAAGCTCTGATGTGTCTTCTAGGCTTGGAACGCCAAGCTACATGGCTCCAGAACAATGGCAGCCAGAAGTAAGAGGTCCAGTATCATTGGAGACTGATTCGTGGGGATTTGCATGCAGCATTGTGGAGATGTTGACTGGTGTTCAGCCTTGGTATGGGAGGCGAGTTGAAGAAATTTATGACTCAGTGGTTAGGAAACAAGAGAAACCACACATTCCAGAAGGCCTCCCTCCTTCAGTCGAAAATGTCCTTAGTGGTTGCTTTGACTACGACTTCAGGAATCGACCCTTAATGATAGACATATTACGTGTTTTTAAAGG ATCGCATAATGCAATTTATGGTGATGGAGGTTGGACAGGACTTGGAAGCGAAACAACCTCAGACAAACCAAGTGGCAGTGTTTACTCAGAGTGGTTTCTTTTTAAGGATCATCTGCAAGTGGGAGATGTGGTACGGTCTAGAAAGCCACCAAATGCACGCAAGTCTGAAAATATGGATGTTCCAGAAGCAATAGTAGTGGGCTTAGAACGTCATACAGATCGAGATGGTTTTGTTTTGGTTAGAGTCCTTGGTATCCATGACCCATTAAGAGTTCCTATTTCAACCCTGGAGCGGGTCACTTTTGGCTTGGCTGCTGGGGATTGGGTACGCTTGAAGAAGGAAGACAAAAAGCACTCACCAGTGGGTATACTTCATTCCATCGGTCGTGATGGAAGTGTAGCTGTGGGATTTATAGGAGTGGAAGCGTTTTGGAGAGGCAATTCTTCAGAGCTTCAGATGGCAGAATCCTATTGTGTGGGTCAGTTTGTTAGGTTGAAAGCTAGTGTTCTCAGCCCTCGATTTGAATGGCCTCGTAAGAGACGAGGGGCCTGGGCTACAGGGAAGATTTGGCAGATCCTTCCAAATGGATGCCTCATTGTCAAGTTTCCAGGGAGGTTAACCTTTGGAGAGGAATATAGCACTTTTTTGGCTGATCCAGCTGAAGTGGAAGCAGTTTCTTTTAAAACTTGCCCTGGAATGGTTAAAAAATATCAACATCTCGAGGATTTTCATTGGGCTGTGAGACCGCTTCTGGTAGCCTTGGGTCTGTTCACTGCTATGAAAGTAGGATTTTTTGTGGGGAGGAAAATGGGGAGGTCCAGAGGGAAGAAGCTACAGAGTAGTGTGCTGCTAAATGATGGTCAACATATGGATGGCCAGAATAGTGGCAACCAAGCATGGTTTCCACCATCTGTGGCAAATATCCTTGGTGTTAGCACTGGTGCTGCCAGGTAG
- the LOC110648321 gene encoding nodulin homeobox-like, which translates to MRVNKDESTCIAEQVIDLISAVKELHGLTSQKLNKLIKDSESFTIHFQTEKGSQLKIDVEKLAGFLPLHLIAVLLASDKDEPLLRYLLCGIRLLHSLCDLASRHTKLEQILLDDVKISEQLLDLVFYMLIVLSSSRQESHNTNAVLLLHSALVACTLYLLPGCISSHWQDLVQVLLAHPKVDIFMDSAFRAVHIAISFLQVKLSAQCADFNMRSSLTAEQIVNYLCQQCEASIQFLQSLCQQKLFRERLIRNKELCGKGGVLFLAQAILKLNVTPPFVESSTVVAAVSRLKAKVLSILLHLCEAESISYLDEVASSPGSLDLAKSVALQFLELLKAALDPKHLSACSERTLPMGLLRLNAMRLADIFSDDSNFRSYITTYFTSVLTAVFSLRHGEFLSIWCSSELPPREEDATLEYDLFTAAGRILDAFSSLNLSNAIDVDIILTPRNMPQVTYARQRTSLFVKVIANLHCFVPSICEEQERNLFLHKFLECMRMDPSESLPGFSFTSGANRAITVCRNLRSLLSHAKSLIPNFLNEEDVQLLRVFIDQLQSLINPADFEEHQVQKAQSTAGYLSPLLKKEPSNPNNINSNQKEEISENSAFQEGQHNFRNEHMNHGDDITEEDKGKSGAIASAVFKEIDTDFQNVETSGSDTSSTQGRNFVGQMGNGDFPESNEHIKENGCLGVQEDEKLETIQTEGKQPRKRKRTIMNDYQMTIIENALVDEPDMQRNAASIQSWADILSLHGSEVTFSQLKNWINNRKARLARAGKDVRAPMELDNAHSERLGGPAVRHSHDSSESHGEDNVPSGARLVQNTSRNW; encoded by the exons ATGAGGGTCAACAAGGATGAATCAACATGTATTGCTGAACAA GTCATTGACTTAATTTCAGCAGTGAAAGAGTTACATGGGCTTACTTCGCAGAagcttaataaattaataaaggaCTCTGAAAGTTTTACAATTCACTTCCAAACTGAAAAAGGATCACAGTTAAAG ATTGACGTGGAAAAACTGGCAGGCTTTCTTCCTTTGCATCTTATTGCAGTGCTTCTGGCATCTGACAAAGATGAACCACTGTTGAGATATTTATTATGTGGTATTCGGCTTTTGCATTCCCTGTGCGACCTAGCATCTCGACATACTAAACTTGAGCAG ATTTTGCTTGATGATGTAAAAATTTCAGAACAACTGTTAGATCTGGTGTTTTATATGCTAATTGTCCTTAGCAGTAGTAGACAG GAAAGCCATAATACAAATGCTGTGCTCCTTTTGCATTCAGCACTGGTAGCATGCACTCTATATCTGTTACCAGGATGTATATCTTCACACTGGCAAGATCTTGTTCAGGTGCTGCTTGCGCACCCCAAG GTGGACATATTTATGGATTCAGCTTTCAGAGCAGTACATATAGCTATCAGTTTTCTTCAGGTCAAGCTTTCAGCTCAATGTGCTGATTTTAACATGAGATCAAGTTTGACGGCTGAACAAATAGTTAACTATCTATGCCAACAATGCGAGGCTTCTATACAGTTTCTCCAGTCATTGTGCCAGCAAAAATTGTTCAGAGAGCGCCTAATAAGAAACAAG GAATTATGTGGAAAGGGTGGAGTTCTCTTTCTGGCCCAGGCTATCTTGAAGTTAAATGTTACCCCTCCTTTTGTAGAGTCTTCTACAGTTGTTGCTGCTGTATCCAGACTGAAAGCAAAAGTACTATCGATT CTATTGCATCTGTGTGAAGCAGAAAGCATTTCTTACCTTGATGAAGTTGCAAGCTCTCCAGGAAGCCTTGATTTGGCCAAGTCTGTTGCATTACAG TTTCTTGAGTTATTAAAGGCAGCGCTTGATCCCAAGCATCTTAGTGCTTGTTCTGAGAGAACTCTTCCCATGGGACTTCTGCGACTCAATGCAATGCGTCTAGCTGATATTTTCTCAGATGATTCAAATTTTCGATCATACATTACGACATACTTT ACCAGCGTTCTGACTGCCGTATTTTCGCTACGACATGGGGAATTTTTATCCATTTGGTGTTCTTCTGAACTTCCACCAAGGGAGGAAGATGCTACTCTGGAGTATGATTTATTTACAGCAGCTGGAAGGATCTTGGACGCTTTTTCATCATTGAACCTGTCAAATGCTATAGATGTAGATATTATTTTAACTCCCAGAAACATGCCCCAAGTTACATATGCTCGTCAGAGAACTTCATTATTTGTCAAAGTAATTGCCAACCTTCATTGTTTTGTCCCCAGCATTTGTGAAG AGCAGGAAAGGAATCTTTTCCTTCACAAGTTCCTTGAGTGCATGCGAATGGATCCATCTGAATCTTTGCCTGGATTTTCTTTTACTTCTGGTGCTAACAGAGCCATCACTGTTTGCAGGAATCTGC GTTCATTGCTAAGCCATGCAAAATCTCTTATTCCTAACTTTTTGAATGAGGAGGACGTACAGCTCTTAAG GGTGTTCATTGACCAATTACAATCACTGATTAATCCTGCTGATTTTGAAGAACACCAAGTTCAA AAGGCTCAAAGTACAGCTGGGTACTTATCACCTTTACTGAAGAAGGAACCTTCAAATCCTAACAACATAAACAGTAATCAGAAAGAGGAAATTTCTGAGAATTCTGCTTTCCAAGAGGGGCAGCATAATTTCAGAAATGAGCATATGAATCATGGTGATGATATAACTGAGGAAGATAAGGGTAAATCTGGTGCCATTGCATCTGCTGTTTTTAAAGAGATTGACACAGATTTTCAGAATGTTGAAACAAGTGGTTCAGATACAAGTTCTACACAAGGAAGGAATTTTGTTGGTCAAATGGGGAATGGAGACTTCCCCGAATCAAATGAGCATATAAAAGAAAATGGCTGTCTAGGAGTTCAAGAAGATGAAAAACTTGAAACCATTCAGACTGAAGGAAAGCAGCCAAGAAAACGGAAACGAACTATAATGAATGACTATCAGATGACAATCATTGAGAATGCCCTGGTTGATGAACCTGATATGCAGCGGAATGCAGCTTCTATACAGTCATGGGCTGATATATTAAGTCTTCAT GGTTCAGAAGTTACATTTTCACAGCTAAAGAATTG GATCAACAATAGAAAAGCCAGACTAGCACGTGCAGGTAAGGATGTCCGTGCACCCATGGAGCTTGACAATGCTCATTCAGAAAGGCTAGGTGGACCAGCAGTACGGCATTCACATGACTCTTCTGAGAGTCACGGTGAAGATAATGTTCCATCAGGTGCAAGGCTTGTTCAAAACACATCAAGAAACTGGTGA